In Dehalobacter sp., a single genomic region encodes these proteins:
- a CDS encoding GH3 auxin-responsive promoter family protein — protein sequence MNLEQKLRKKQYDQIWQQYCGFLDLSLPEFMGIQNRLMMEQLQMYGDCELGRRIMKGKKPTGVDEFRKVVPLTSYEDYADILLPRLDSALPAKPLLWIETTWEGAKKPVKVAPYTESMLKSHKVNTIACMILATSNKKGHFTLRGGENFLNGMAPLPYLTGLVPHLILSELWVNFMPPIKEAVAMSFGQRNKVGFKMGFQKGVDLFFGLSSVIAKISDTFTLGGSGEKFSIFKVSPKMSYRLLKAWINSKQNKVPIMPKDIWTLKGLICAGTDTASLKKKLENYWGVKPLEIFGGTEPTCIATETWSKDGLVFFPDVCFYEFIPKSELEKNIDDPSYVPNTYLLDELVAGNEYELVISSFKGGAFARYRMGDIFKCLSLSKEDDGIGLPHFAYVDRDPRIIDLAGFTRISEGTISEALTLSKLDITEWFAVKEFDECNRAFLHLYVEVGSEGLRGAVTKEIIKEHLSIYFRYVDTDYNDLKKLLGIEPLVISIMPAGTMGQFSDTFGRSLRKMNPSHFDVIEVLKIANGGNGKGVF from the coding sequence ATGAATTTAGAGCAAAAACTTCGCAAAAAACAATATGATCAAATCTGGCAGCAATACTGCGGATTTTTAGACCTTTCATTGCCTGAATTTATGGGAATTCAAAACCGTCTTATGATGGAGCAGCTTCAAATGTATGGGGATTGTGAACTTGGCCGGCGCATTATGAAAGGCAAGAAACCAACCGGTGTGGATGAGTTCAGGAAGGTGGTTCCCCTTACCAGTTATGAAGATTATGCTGATATTTTACTGCCCAGGTTGGATTCCGCCCTGCCCGCAAAGCCCCTGCTGTGGATAGAAACCACGTGGGAAGGCGCTAAAAAACCGGTAAAAGTGGCTCCTTATACCGAGAGTATGCTTAAAAGCCATAAGGTCAACACGATAGCATGTATGATTCTTGCCACAAGTAATAAAAAGGGCCATTTCACGTTAAGGGGAGGAGAAAATTTTCTTAACGGCATGGCCCCGCTGCCTTACCTTACAGGATTGGTGCCCCATCTTATTTTAAGTGAATTGTGGGTAAACTTCATGCCGCCGATTAAAGAAGCGGTGGCCATGAGCTTTGGGCAGAGAAATAAGGTCGGTTTCAAAATGGGATTTCAGAAAGGCGTTGACCTGTTTTTCGGTCTCAGCAGTGTAATCGCGAAAATTAGCGACACCTTTACATTGGGAGGATCCGGTGAAAAATTTAGTATTTTCAAGGTTTCTCCTAAAATGAGCTACCGCTTATTAAAAGCCTGGATTAACAGCAAACAAAATAAAGTTCCAATCATGCCAAAGGATATCTGGACTCTTAAAGGGCTGATCTGCGCCGGCACTGATACCGCGAGCTTAAAAAAGAAACTGGAGAATTATTGGGGCGTTAAGCCCCTGGAAATATTTGGCGGGACGGAGCCCACCTGTATTGCCACGGAAACATGGAGCAAGGATGGCCTGGTATTTTTCCCCGACGTTTGTTTTTATGAGTTTATACCAAAATCAGAGCTGGAAAAGAATATTGATGATCCTTCTTATGTCCCCAACACATATCTACTGGATGAACTGGTGGCGGGTAATGAATATGAGCTGGTGATTTCAAGTTTTAAAGGGGGCGCCTTTGCCCGTTACAGGATGGGTGATATTTTCAAGTGCCTGTCGCTGAGTAAAGAAGATGACGGCATTGGCCTGCCTCACTTCGCTTATGTTGACCGCGACCCGAGAATCATAGATCTGGCCGGCTTTACCCGTATTTCAGAAGGCACTATCAGCGAGGCTTTAACCCTTTCAAAACTTGATATAACAGAGTGGTTTGCGGTTAAGGAATTTGATGAGTGCAACAGAGCTTTTTTGCACCTTTATGTTGAAGTTGGCTCTGAAGGACTGCGCGGCGCTGTGACCAAAGAAATTATCAAGGAGCATCTTTCAATATACTTCCGCTATGTTGATACCGATTATAATGATTTGAAAAAACTGCTGGGAATCGAGCCCCTGGTGATATCCATAATGCCTGCCGGGACCATGGGCCAATTTTCAGACACGTTTGGCAGGAGCTTGAGAAAAATGAATCCTTCCCATTTTGATGTTATAGAAGTTCTAAAAATCGCAAATGGCGGAAATGGAAAAGGTGTGTTTTAA